A stretch of DNA from Babesia bovis T2Bo chromosome 2, whole genome shotgun sequence:
ATGCTGAAACTGATGAGCTATGTTCATAGACCTACCTTGCGATATGCGGGTGCCTTAAATGACCATGTAACTCAATCTCACGCTTAAATATGGCTTCCTGCTTGCTGCTGCATAGGTCTATACCGGTTAACCTAAAACCTTACTTGGTCAGCAGTGTCTTCGAGATGCATTTTATAACACATATGAACCCAGTACGGCGTTCACGAGCCACAAATACTTGGCCATGGGCCCCGTCACCCTGTATAGCATGTACTCCAAAGGAGCTAGACATACCACTAGACCTCCAATGTCAAAGTCGTCGATAGTGTACCACAGAGCGTGCAACGTACTTCTTGCGGAAATGTCTGCCGATGAAGCCCCCTTTGGTAGATAGTCGGATGTACGGTTTGCCCGGGAGTCCATTCCCGCATCAGGGTCGCCGTCCTTCTGCTCCTGTTCGTGCTCCATTTTCAATCCAGATGCGATACCAGTGTGTATGCAGTTGTGTTTAGTTATACACTGCGCATGGCGTTGTTCCCTGTGGATATTAAAGCGTCACATGAGTGGTGTACCTAACACCAGTGTGTATGGACTCCCGCCCAGTTAGATATTCTAACAAACAATGTGTGTATATCAGACGCTATAGAATATATCTACACGACCTTTCATAAACTAAAGCGTATGTAGTCCCAGAAATGTCAACCTATTTCCCGAAAAGCCTGAAAAATAAAGCTAAGAGCACATACCCGGTTGTCAAGCAGTCGGTGTTGCTCGCAATAAGACGACCACAGAAATCATTATACGATACCGCTAATGTACATCCAGTGCTACACCGAGGATACCCAGTGTTTGACACTATATTCGATACGCTAAATGACAAAGCAAGTGGTTTGCGAAAGTATAAACGCAGGGAAGAAAAACCGGTAGTAAGAACTGACTACACCCCAAACGATATGCACGAAATGAACCATAGGTTTAGATTCAAACTATCTGGTACATTTAATGGTAAGCTACGTTAGTGTGGAGATGACATAATATAGCCAAAAGCTTCGAAAGCGAGCTCGAGTCGCACTGCAACCAGCTCTTTCTCGTTGGATGGATCAAGTGCCGACGTACATTTGCCATCGGGCACGTAAGTCCATGCGAACACTCGAATATACATTCACAGCTCCAAGGAAACGTAATCGCCACCAGTTACATGAAGCGGTGGATGGAAATATGCGGCACCAAAAATGGCCACTTCACCAGTGTTATGTTTTTCGATGAAAACTACGCCATACCCAAGTTGGATTACACCGAGATAACAGTAGTACGCGACTACAGGAAACCTCAGAAGAAAGCACAGCACCAACGGGTGGTACGTCTGGGTAGCATTGGTTATAACATCCCGCAGATAATAGAGAGACGTGAGATACAGGGTCTACTAGCATAAACGCTTAGCCTTCTTCAAAACATGACGACGAATGAAAAATCGCCTGACCTCAGCTATCAGGAATAATGTTATAACCACATATAAAATCGCAATCGCACTTGGAGATGTGACGCAAAGTCTAAGACTGTGTTTTAATTTCATAGATTAGCACATACCCCTTGTCGGCATCCAGGCGTTTGAAGCTCCAGATGCTGCATGACGGCTGGATGCACTCGTTGAGTTCCGGAATGTACTGCTGATCACCGCTGCGTACAGATTATAATCAAGAACTAAGACCTACAAGCACTCAACACGTGGGTTGCATATGGCATCACTGGTATCCGCAGGCTTCTTAGGCAAGAAGCCTACACGGTACCCATTGGTGTCCACCACCACCTGCAGCGACTCCAGGACCTTGTAACCAAACTTGATAGTAGGGCGATCCGTAAAAATAGGAGGTGAATACGTGTCTTCCTGAGGTACTATACAAATCCTAGGTGTGGCAGTATCGTCAAGTAATAGGTTCTCCAGAGGTATACTGATAATACTGTCATCCTGTGAATGTAACCTAAATTGGATTTCAGGTAAGAATTCTATATCGCCACGCTTTAGTTGACATAATTTAGGACCATCCATGCGGTAGCAACTGTTGAGTATAGGTAACTGAGCCATAACACTAAACCAAAAGTTTTTAGGTAACACCAAGCATTGCGATGTCAAGTCTATATTGACGTGCCAGTTAGAAGAAGTTTTGCCAAACATGTCAGTGCCACACATAGACATGCCATAAACAGTAAAGCCAGTTGCAGCGTCAGTGAATATGCCACCCACCTGGCGTTTCTCAGACCATAGAATGTCATCGCTCTTCGCAACGTCAGAGCCCAGCTTAATGCAATTTACAGCAGAAGCAACATCCCTGGACGACCCAATGTCACCATAGAGGTCTAGCATGTAGAAACCATCATAACGCTGCAAAATGTCAGACCACATTGAATTGCCCCGGCAACTGGCTGAAGAACCTATAATGCCAAAGAAACCACCAATGTCACGACCAAATTCCAAACTGTTGTTAACTACCATGTTGGTAGCCAGTTTTATTGGAACACGCTCATATATAGGCGGGACCAATAAACCAACATTACGCAGGGATACGTTTTCATAGCCCTCAAAGGTATCGACACGGTGTCTTATGCCCTCACTGTAAAAGTCCAAAGTAGTCACTGGCTGTAAACCCTCATGAGATGACTGCTCAACACAGCGATAGCCATCCGCACCCGGAATGCAAGCGTCCGAATTCTTACACCAAATGGCACTAGTGGAAAGCTTGGGATCGTAACAAATGCCACCTAGATTAATATGGGAACAAGCTGAAGTGTCTTGACATAATAGAATCAAGCCCTCTAGACTTGATACCACCCGAAGTGATATGTCCTGATTGCCAATTCTAGCCACGAAGCTGTAACCACGATTAGCCTCGTAATCCAACACTATGCTTTCACCCTTAGACACACCGGGATCCAATCGCACTAAATCATCTGTAAGCACATTGACGATACTATTGCAAAAAGCTAATAGAAACAGCAACATGGCGCAAGAATGGCGCCTGCTGCACATCGCTCTTCTAGGATTCAAGCTGCAAATATAACGGAACTAGACTACACATGGCGTTGGCAACGCGATGTGTCGAATCATAAACACCAATAAATGTTGTCTAATAGGATAACGTGGGCAAATTGCGTCTTCAAGGTGTGTACATATGGTCACTTACTAAAGACACAAAAAGGCAATATCCACGTTAATACATTATCAAGTGCTATAACCGttaaatatggatatataacttaAATTTTATACGCCCTTTCTGTCGTTATTCCTAGGGATAGAGTTCCCAATGGACAAAGAAGGACGATCGCGTACTGTAAAGCTGCAGATCTTACAACCACGCCATACAAATATAATAATCATAGGCCTACGTCTATACTATGTGTGCATTAAACAGGTCTATAATCACTGATTAAAGTGTAATTGAACAGTGATTATACACTCCTCCCCGGGACACGGATGTAGCAACTAAGCAATAGGGTATAGACCAGTTATTGGTGTCTTAgattaacatatatgcGCCGTGacctggtatatatattataacgAAGCGTATAACAATAGGCCATTGCATGCAGTGACTTAGAGTCCTAGAGTAAAGGATTACTCATCTGGCCCATTACATCTATGCGCTAttcatacacatcaaaatCAATTGTAGATAATACCACTGTATCATAAGCACGGAGTCTGACGTGCCCAAAATGGCAACCTACAACGATATTGAAAGTAATACCACAGCGTCTTCCATGGaaacagaagaagaagcGTTTGCTAAGGTCTATGATCCCTATTACGATGGACCAAGAACCACCTTGCTCAGGAAGTGTGCTTATTGCACCACCCCTTTGAAATACTACATCAATAACGTCACTGGCCTTGAAGCGTCGTTCCTCATACTGGTGATGTTGTGCGCTCCCCTAGGAGCCAGCCTGCTGTGCCAAGTATATTCAGCGTATAAACCAGAAAACCCACTACATGTGGTCAATCTTCCAATAATATGGCTGGTCTACTATATATTGGGATGTACAACAGGATGTCTACTCGTATTTGGTCAAGCCATGCGTATACTTTTGCTGGTGGATCAAACTATATGGCGCAGATACTACCAAAGGAAAGCCAGGAACGCTGAAATTAACGCAGCCATCACAAGAGAAAGAAATAATAACCTAATGCTAAGCAATAACGCAACCAACCAGACTAATGGAGCCAATGACGAGAAAAAGCCTTTTAACTTCCGTGGAATCATGCTACGCCTAGTTTTCAAATTTAGAACTAATACCGTCATGGTAAATGGAGAATTACCAAACAAAACCATGGGACAGTGGATTAAATCAGCCACCATACCAGAATGGATTTGCCATATATTCTTCACATTGAGATGGCTGGCTGCATCTATCTTGCTAGCTACATTCCATACATTCAACCTGGTGTATCTAATATTACATTGGAAGTGGGATATATTAAGGAGCGCATACAACGTAAGAGCAGTACACTTCGCAAACGGATTGTCACACGTAACAATGATCTACGTAGGATGGAGAGTAGCCATATACCTCGCAGAACTGTGGAGAAGATCTCTGAATAGTAATTTAAACCCACGCTTCAAAGATGAGTTCCACCATCTCCCAAACGGACGCGAACTCATCAGTGAACCCATGTTCGCATTCATCATGGATAAATGCCCGTGCACATATGAAGTACCAACACTCGTGGCACCACAGCCAGAATACGAGCTGTCTACCCACTTCCACAGCAAGTTCCACCATTTCGCCAAAACCCTTTTCGCCTGCGTAGTCTTCTACGTAGTAACGACATCCGCAGCTATATCACTCTGGGCTGGTATCAGACTTGCATTCTTCGAAATTAAAGACATGCGTGTGCGCATGGTAGAGCTGATGAATTCATACAAAAAATTGGAAAAGGAGCTAAAACTGGAGTCATAACCTAATCAAAGCGAAGCGAGTTCTGCTCATAAAGCTCCTTGATGATGTCGTGACCACCAATTAACGAACCCTGCaaaaataatattttaaaagcAGATACCCTAAACTTACATTCACATAGAGTTGCGGATATGTAGGCCAATTGGAATAAACCTTGAGTTCCTCACGGAGCTCGGGGTCCTCAAAGATGTTGTAAGTGTCGTACTCAACACCAGACTCATTCAACATGTTAACGACAGCCTTGCTGTAACGGCAAAACGGGTCGCTCTTCTCACCCTTcataaataacaaaatgcGGTGCGTGGATATAAGCCGCTTGATACGTTCCTGAGTGCTCTCACCGGAGTCTGACTTGTCCCAGCCACGTATAGTAGTGACCAGCATGGATGTCGAGCATCCCTCAAGGCGGTTGATTTCCTTCTGGTCCTATATACTATGTATTGTACAATAGATACATTACCTGGAAGAACACAAAAGTAGGCGAGCCGTCCACAGCAAGGGCTTCCCTAGCAGAAGCTAGGTCCACAGTCTCAAACCTAATGCTAGGAAAATCCTAGAAGCACATAGATGTCACATAGACACAAATTACCTCCTTCAAAGAGTTAATCACAGTATCAAGCTGAGCATGGCCAGGATACTCCTTGTCTTCCACGTAGAGGACCAATTTACCACCATTGCTCGATATCAAGGTACTTATCGCTGAATCACCAGGACCCGGCATTTTAAACACTAATCTAGAATCTAGTCAAGTAGCACATAGCGCGACACGCGGTGTGTGTTACTACACATAGGGTTGTATACAGAAAATCCAGGGGCAACATACAGTATATAATACCGTAACAGGATGTATCTATGATCTAAAGTGGCGATGCGGCAAATAGGGACCCTGTCTTTGACACGGTTCTATAACATAGCATTTAGGCAGCCACGGCATTTCTCAAGTAACGCCAAATTCGGCCCATTAGGGAATGATTGGTGGGATATAGACGGCCCAGTTAGTGTTCTGCACGATTATAACTACGTACGTGTGCCATTCATAGCACGGTCATATGCTAACCTGAACGGTCAAGAAGATAACCATACAAATGTACCGCAACTAGGAACTTTCATATGGgattgtatatttaaagaAGCTGAAAAGCGTTCAAAAGTACATCTATCAAGTATACTTAACGGTGTACGTATACTAGACGTAGGTTGCGGTGGAGGTATACTTAGCGAGATACTGGCAAAGTGCGGTGCACATGTAGTAGGCATAGATCCGTCCAAAGAGCTTATAGAAGTTGCCAAACAGCATAGGGATACGGATCTAGTATACGACTGCGCAAAGCTAGGGTTATCTGACGAGTGCTCAAGGAACTTGGAGTATATACAAGGTactgtggaatcctatGCACAGAGTCACCACAAGGAACTATTTGATATTGTAGTGGCTTCCGAAGTTATAGAGCATGTGccaaatatacaaaaacaagCATTCATCGACTCCATTGCAAGACTAACGAAACCCGGTGGTCTAGTTGTGTTCACCACACCGGGCAGGTCGTTGAAGTCCTGTGTAATCAACATCGGGTTCGCAGAAAGAGTATTCAAAACCGTGCCCAAAGATACACACAGGTACACCCTATTCGTCAGCCCCGAGAGCCTGTCACGTTCCTGCGCCAATAGCGGTCTGTCAGAATTGTGCCGTCAGGGTATATTTTACCTGCCATATATCAGACGATTCGTGCACGTTAACACGTGCGATATCCTGTACATGATAGCATACAAAAGGGATATCTAAAATGACGCAAATCGCCCACTTGTCGAAGGAACGGCCGGGAGAGGCCTTTGAAGCATTCCGCCACTCACGCTTCGGTGGTAACCCAGTAAGTCATTAGTCCACGAATCTATATACACAGGTGTTGCCAACATCCGTGCAAGTAGCTACGCCCCCGAGATGTGCTGTATGCCAACGTGAACTGTTGTTCCTGATGCAGCTTGCTACACCTTACAAACACGATGTTGACCGAGTACTAGTAATCTACTTTTGCCCGGAGCATTCCGAGGCAAGCGAAGGGTGGTCTATTTACAGATATACCATGAGTTCATCGGTACCGGGAATTGTAGCTAGCACATCTGCATTTGACGAGATGAACGCCTTGTCAAGTTGGGTCAGCGATATCGACCTTGTACCCAGTAGTCACGTGGGTGATCATATTGCCAATGACTCGTCAAATGCATACCGAGTGATTGTGGAAGAGGATTTTATAAATCCAGCATTAGAGTTCAAAGGTAGTTTGGATCCCGGAGTTGATACCTACCACAGGCATTGACGACCAGCGGCTTTACCAGTCATACAGGCATCGCAATCGCTCTGAACTGGACGAAGAGGATCACATGGACTTTGATCAACTGGATTCCATGGCTAATACCGATGACGATTCTTCCATGGACTCTGACCCAGAGGATATGATAGATACCATGTTAATGGAGTTCCAGCATTACGTCAGCCTGCGTCCCAGCAGTGTAGGTACATAGCATAGGAACTGACCCGCAGCAGGTACTGCGCTACGATTGGAGTGGCATTCCGCTATTGCTGGAGCGTACTTCTCCACCAGCAATCGTGTGTAACGGATGCAATGGACCAGTGGCATTCGAGTTCCAGCTGCTGCCGCCATTCACCAAGTATATGTAAGTGTAGTGCTATAGAACTAAGATTTGCAGTGCCCATCACATAACGCGCCGAGCGGCCATGCATATAGCGTCTGTACTATTTTACACGTGTATGTTTCTATAGTGAGTCACAGAAACGTAACAGGCCGGAACGACTGCATAACCGCAAACAGCGGAATACAGGAACATGCCTACGTGCTACTATACGTCTAGAATATATAGTCAGCACCGGCGTACATAGCCCACGGAAACTTTGTCCGCAGACTCTTGTTAAATATCTTCTCAATCGGTACTTCGTACCGCTTACAAAAGGCCACAGTTATCCTAGGGTCCATGTAGTTTATCTTAGAAGTACCCAGAGCAACTGTCTTGTTGTCATCCTTTATACGCATCTTAATGGCGTGAACCTTGCTGCGCTTCATCGCAGTCTCTAGCTTTTTCTGGCATGCCTCGAGTTTCATGCCTTGGCGAGTAGCAGCCTTCCGAGGGTTGCCCTTAGCATCCACTGTACGAGATTCAAACGTAAACGGTTTCGTCTGGTTGGATTCGAGGTATTTCATGTAAGCCTGGAGCTCAGCAATCTCCTCTGAGATGAGCTCAGCCTGAGCCTGCATCTTAGACATTGAACTCTCGTGCTGTTTAGGGATACTGCGCTGATGGTTACACAAAATGGCAACCCTACGGTTAGCTTCATTGTAGAAACTGATGAGCTCATTGACGTCAGTGACGTCAACCAAGACAGGCTTGTCAAGGTCGTCGTCACTCTTGCCGGGTTGTAACATCAACGAGCTGTCAAGTGATTTGCGGACTTTGAGCCTGCGCAACTGCCGACATAGAGTTATCGAAGCATTGTAGGTCCTGAAAACCTTAGCAGTAAGACCTGTCATAAGGTCCTTCAAGTAGTCGTTCAGTTTCACGGTATTGATCTTGTCGAAAATGTCCTCAGTAGGTTTCTTCTTGCAGAATTCGGATAAGTTGCGGCACGCAACCTCGTCCAAAGTAACAGTGTGGAAGTAACGAATGGAATCCTTACCCAAGAAATCAAGAGTTATGGTATTAGGCTTACGGTCAAATTTAATGTGCTCCACACGAAGACTGCAGCAGCCAACAGTGTCAGCCTCGTCAGCATCCTTCTCACCACCTACCCTAAGAGCTAAAAAGTCAATCAAGTACGTAGCAGTACCCAACTGGCGATCGACAATCTCAGGGGATCGCATCTTGCCGTGGTAGTCCTTACGAATCTTCATAATGTGCTTCTTCAGTTCCCTGGCCTTACTGTACTTCAAAAAATCATGCAAACCCTTGAACTTAGATTGAGCTGCTGGATACATGTATTTGGTCTGGTCATTAACAGTGTCACGGTAGTAGGCCAACCAGGTAACGGAGCTA
This window harbors:
- a CDS encoding Eukaryotic DNA topoisomerase I catalytic core family protein; its protein translation is MGKERSSEKIQDDVLTPTQYTETPKRKRKDVKVKIEEEATQNDVFIKQEDPALPAVPLKKVKIEPISVKPRVKAEPREKGVITEDIVEPIDRWWEKVDNEFDLAKIMEYENQSCHWEYLEHNGMIFTPEYKPHGIPIKFKGEPITLTPDLEEVATFWAQSIGTNYEESEIYRRNFWNTFTSMFPKGHVIRKSKATLKDCDFSEIRAHLDMEREKKKEQKEYYKALKEETAKKEHPYCYALVDWIREKVGSNRMEPPGLFKGRGLHPKQGLLKGRTFPHSVVLNLSKDAPVPKVSMFERQGHGWSDIFHDSSVTWLAYYRDTVNDQTKYMYPAAQSKFKGLHDFLKYSKARELKKHIMKIRKDYHGKMRSPEIVDRQLGTATYLIDFLALRVGGEKDADEADTVGCCSLRVEHIKFDRKPNTITLDFLGKDSIRYFHTVTLDEVACRNLSEFCKKKPTEDIFDKINTVKLNDYLKDLMTGLTAKVFRTYNASITLCRQLRRLKVRKSLDSSLMLQPGKSDDDLDKPVLVDVTDVNELISFYNEANRRVAILCNHQRSIPKQHESSMSKMQAQAELISEEIAELQAYMKYLESNQTKPFTFESRTVDAKGNPRKAATRQGMKLEACQKKLETAMKRSKVHAIKMRIKDDNKTVALGTSKINYMDPRITVAFCKRYEVPIEKIFNKSLRTKFPWAMYAGADYIF
- a CDS encoding erythrocyte membrane-associated antigen, coding for MCSRRHSCAMLLFLLAFCNSIVNVLTDDLVRLDPGVSKGESIVLDYEANRGYSFVARIGNQDISLRVVSSLEGLILLCQDTSACSHINLGGICYDPKLSTSAIWCKNSDACIPGADGYRCVEQSSHEGLQPVTTLDFYSEGIRHRVDTFEGYENVSLRNVGLLVPPIYERVPIKLATNMVVNNSLEFGRDIGGFFGIIGSSASCRGNSMWSDILQRYDGFYMLDLYGDIGSSRDVASAVNCIKLGSDVAKSDDILWSEKRQVGGIFTDAATGFTVYGMSMCGTDMFGKTSSNWHVNIDLTSQCLVLPKNFWFSVMAQLPILNSCYRMDGPKLCQLKRGDIEFLPEIQFRLHSQDDSIISIPLENLLLDDTATPRICIVPQEDTYSPPIFTDRPTIKFGYKVLESLQVVVDTNGYRVGFLPKKPADTSDAICNPRVECFGDQQYIPELNECIQPSCSIWSFKRLDADKGLCVTSPSAIAILYVVITLFLIAEVRRFFIRRHVLKKAKRLC
- a CDS encoding putative integral membrane protein produces the protein MATYNDIESNTTASSMETEEEAFAKVYDPYYDGPRTTLLRKCAYCTTPLKYYINNVTGLEASFLILVMLCAPLGASLLCQVYSAYKPENPLHVVNLPIIWLVYYILGCTTGCLLVFGQAMRILLLVDQTIWRRYYQRKARNAEINAAITRERNNNLMLSNNATNQTNGANDEKKPFNFRGIMLRLVFKFRTNTVMVNGELPNKTMGQWIKSATIPEWICHIFFTLRWLAASILLATFHTFNLVYLILHWKWDILRSAYNVRAVHFANGLSHVTMIYVGWRVAIYLAELWRRSLNSNLNPRFKDEFHHLPNGRELISEPMFAFIMDKCPCTYEVPTLVAPQPEYELSTHFHSKFHHFAKTLFACVVFYVVTTSAAISLWAGIRLAFFEIKDMRVRMVELMNSYKKLEKELKLES
- a CDS encoding Glutaredoxin family protein; translation: MPGPGDSAISTLISSNGGKLVLYVEDKEYPGHAQLDTVINSLKEDFPSIRFETVDLASAREALAVDGSPTFVFFQDQKEINRLEGCSTSMLVTTIRGWDKSDSGESTQERIKRLISTHRILLFMKGEKSDPFCRYSKAVVNMLNESGVEYDTYNIFEDPELREELKVYSNWPTYPQLYVNGSLIGGHDIIKELYEQNSLRFD
- a CDS encoding 3-demethylubiquinone-9 3-O-methyltransferase gives rise to the protein MRQIGTLSLTRFYNIAFRQPRHFSSNAKFGPLGNDWWDIDGPVSVLHDYNYVRVPFIARSYANLNGQEDNHTNVPQLGTFIWDCIFKEAEKRSKVHLSSILNGVRILDVGCGGGILSEILAKCGAHVVGIDPSKELIEVAKQHRDTDLVYDCAKLGLSDECSRNLEYIQGTVESYAQSHHKELFDIVVASEVIEHVPNIQKQAFIDSIARLTKPGGLVVFTTPGRSLKSCVINIGFAERVFKTVPKDTHRYTLFVSPESLSRSCANSGLSELCRQGIFYLPYIRRFVHVNTCDILYMIAYKRDI
- a CDS encoding Programmed cell death protein 2 C-terminal putative domain family protein codes for the protein MTQIAHLSKERPGEAFEAFRHSRFGGNPVLPTSVQVATPPRCAVCQRELLFLMQLATPYKHDVDRVLVIYFCPEHSEASEGWSIYRYTMSSSVPGIVASTSAFDEMNALSSWVSDIDLVPSSHVGDHIANDSSNAYRVIVEEDFINPALEFKGIDDQRLYQSYRHRNRSELDEEDHMDFDQLDSMANTDDDSSMDSDPEDMIDTMLMEFQHYVSLRPSSVLRYDWSGIPLLLERTSPPAIVCNGCNGPVAFEFQLLPPFTKYIAHHITRRAAMHIASVLFYTCRNDCITANSGIQEHAYVLLYV